One genomic region from Actinocatenispora thailandica encodes:
- a CDS encoding SDR family NAD(P)-dependent oxidoreductase: MAEQRTIVITGASDGIGAAAARQLTAQGHDVVLVGRSPDKTERLAEELGRPYHLADFVEFDQVRRLARELLDAYPRIDVLANNAGGMFRPQTSPDGFDYTLQINHLSPFLLTTLLLDRLIASNAAVVQTSSAMARGGRIDVAEFGTAGRRGEARTYSDSKLANILFSNELHRRYHEQGLSAAAFHPGAVASNFGAGASALVRYSYQLPLMKLFLVSPDKGGARLTFLAAGTPGETWQSGAYYVQSRPAKPVNSQAADPGLARALWERTEELIPTP, translated from the coding sequence ATGGCCGAGCAGCGGACCATCGTCATCACCGGGGCCAGCGACGGGATCGGCGCCGCCGCCGCCCGGCAACTCACCGCGCAGGGTCACGACGTCGTCTTGGTCGGGCGCTCACCGGACAAGACCGAGCGGCTCGCCGAGGAGCTGGGGCGTCCCTACCACCTGGCCGACTTCGTCGAGTTCGACCAGGTGCGCCGGCTGGCGCGGGAGCTGCTCGACGCCTACCCGCGGATCGACGTGCTGGCCAACAACGCCGGCGGCATGTTCCGCCCGCAGACCAGCCCGGACGGCTTCGACTACACCCTGCAGATCAACCACCTGTCGCCGTTCCTGCTCACCACGCTGTTGCTGGACCGGCTGATCGCCTCGAACGCCGCTGTCGTGCAGACCTCCAGCGCGATGGCCCGGGGCGGCCGCATCGACGTCGCCGAGTTCGGCACCGCGGGCAGGCGCGGCGAGGCCCGAACGTACAGCGACAGCAAGCTGGCCAACATCCTGTTCAGCAACGAACTGCACCGCCGCTACCACGAGCAGGGCCTGTCCGCCGCCGCGTTCCACCCCGGCGCGGTCGCGAGCAACTTCGGTGCCGGCGCCTCGGCGCTGGTGCGCTACAGCTACCAGCTGCCGCTGATGAAGCTGTTCCTGGTCAGCCCGGACAAGGGCGGTGCCCGGCTCACCTTCCTCGCCGCCGGCACGCCCGGCGAGACCTGGCAGTCCGGTGCGTACTACGTGCAGAGCCGGCCCGCCAAACCGGTCAACAGCCAGGCTGCGGACCCCGGGCTGGCCCGCGCCCTCTGGGAACGCACCGAGGAGCTGATCCCCACCCCGTGA